One Onychomys torridus chromosome 17, mOncTor1.1, whole genome shotgun sequence genomic window carries:
- the Znf703 gene encoding zinc finger protein 703 isoform X2: MSDSPAGSNPRTPESSGSGGSGGGGKRPAVPAVVSLLPPADPLRQANRLPIRVLKMLSAHTGHLLHPEYLQPLSSTPVSPIEKGRLHGKGRITTPTPEKSPLTGRAGAEPFLRRARAHDTLRD; this comes from the exons ATGAGCGATTCGCCCGCTGGATCTAACCCAAGGACACCCGAaagcagcggcagcggcggcagcggcggcggcgggaagAGGCCGGCGGTGCCGGCGGTGGTGTCCCTCCTGCCCCCGGCGGACCCCCTGCGCCAGGCGAACCGGCTTCCCATCAGGGTTCTGAAGATGCTGAGCGCTCACACCGGTCACCTCCTGCACCCGGAGTACCTGCAACCGCTGTCCTCCACTCCCGTCAGCCCCATTGAG AAGGGGAGATTACATGGAAAGGGGCGAATCACCACCCCGACTCCAGAGAAGTCACCTTTAACCGGGAGGGCGGGTGCTGAACCGTTTCTCCGGCGCGCCCGCGCCCATGACACACTCAGGGACTAA